A single genomic interval of uncultured Desulfobulbus sp. harbors:
- a CDS encoding MraY family glycosyltransferase, producing MVYYSTLFISLVLTLATIPPLTKLAVHLHLLDEPDKRKTHSIPVPRCGGLAMALGALTPTAYWFIDDRFILSFLCAASIIVLFGIADDFLGLSPKWKLVGQISASLIVVVWGGVRIENLGALMPAGVLLPVWVATPLTLLTLVGVTNAVNLVDGLDGLAGGVSLLNICFVGYLAVIVGNVAVAVTCLAIAGAIFAFLRFNTHPASIFMGDSGSQFLGFAAIVFALVVSQQSDAISPLVPLLLFGLPVLDTLTVMTTRFLSGRSPFSPDRSHFHHKLLEVGLGHAEAVVAIYILQSFLVVLAYFLRYQSAWLIVLVYACFVAALLSFFYFARKFKGNQDRWQPIERLKLWCAEVRGKRQLLAVLFPFFTYYFYVLALPWVVFVSPPSVIGAYASICVACCFLLLVWLNPRLAERLLRVLFFLVIPLVIFSGDPAWLGVAGKDGDTVLNVGFVLLFFCSILVSFFSTRQKGIWSTPLDFLVLLLLLCLPNIAGISFHHQRLGIIGLKCLVLIVCFEVLLSERRGKCQGLVLAMVGALVVYGVRGFV from the coding sequence ATGGTTTACTATTCCACCTTGTTTATCTCTCTGGTGTTGACGCTGGCGACCATCCCGCCATTGACCAAGTTGGCTGTTCATCTGCACCTGCTTGATGAGCCGGATAAACGAAAAACGCATTCCATTCCGGTTCCCCGTTGTGGTGGATTGGCCATGGCCCTTGGTGCACTTACGCCTACTGCGTATTGGTTTATTGACGATCGTTTTATATTATCCTTCCTTTGTGCAGCCTCCATCATTGTTTTATTTGGCATAGCCGATGATTTTCTTGGTTTGTCTCCAAAGTGGAAGCTGGTTGGCCAGATTAGCGCTTCCCTGATTGTTGTGGTTTGGGGTGGAGTGCGTATCGAAAATCTCGGTGCCTTAATGCCTGCCGGGGTGCTGCTTCCTGTGTGGGTTGCAACACCTCTTACCTTGTTGACCCTGGTCGGGGTGACGAATGCGGTGAATCTGGTGGACGGGTTGGATGGGCTGGCAGGTGGAGTGAGCCTGTTAAATATTTGCTTTGTTGGCTATTTGGCGGTCATCGTCGGAAACGTTGCCGTCGCCGTCACGTGTCTGGCCATTGCTGGAGCCATTTTTGCTTTTCTTCGGTTCAACACTCATCCCGCTTCCATATTCATGGGAGACTCAGGCAGCCAGTTCCTTGGCTTTGCAGCCATTGTTTTTGCATTGGTGGTTTCGCAGCAGTCGGATGCTATCAGCCCGTTAGTGCCATTACTTCTTTTCGGGTTGCCTGTGCTCGATACATTGACTGTCATGACGACTCGGTTTTTGAGCGGGCGTTCTCCGTTTTCTCCAGATCGGAGCCATTTTCATCATAAGCTTCTAGAGGTTGGCTTGGGCCACGCAGAGGCGGTAGTTGCTATTTACATCCTACAGTCGTTCCTGGTTGTCCTGGCCTATTTTCTTCGCTATCAATCGGCCTGGTTGATTGTCTTGGTTTATGCCTGTTTTGTGGCGGCATTGCTTTCCTTTTTTTATTTTGCTCGAAAATTTAAGGGGAATCAGGACCGGTGGCAACCTATTGAAAGGTTGAAACTGTGGTGTGCGGAGGTTCGAGGGAAACGGCAACTGCTTGCAGTGCTTTTCCCTTTTTTTACTTATTATTTTTATGTGCTGGCTCTGCCTTGGGTTGTCTTCGTCTCTCCGCCATCCGTTATTGGGGCCTACGCGTCCATTTGTGTGGCCTGTTGTTTTTTGCTCTTGGTTTGGTTGAACCCGAGGCTTGCAGAACGGTTGCTGCGTGTACTGTTTTTTTTGGTCATTCCGTTGGTGATTTTCTCCGGGGATCCTGCCTGGCTCGGAGTTGCCGGTAAGGATGGAGATACTGTGTTGAACGTGGGTTTTGTTCTCTTGTTCTTTTGCAGTATCTTGGTTTCATTTTTTTCCACACGCCAAAAGGGGATTTGGAGTACACCACTTGACTTTCTTGTGTTGCTGTTGTTGCTCTGTTTGCCGAATATTGCTGGGATAAGTTTTCACCATCAACGGTTGGGTATTATTGGTTTGAAGTGTTTGGTGTTGATCGTTTGTTTTGAGGTGTTGCTTTCTGAGAGGCGCGGAAAATGCCAGGGGCTTGTTTTGGCTATGGTTGGGGCTTTGGTTGTGTATGGGGTTCGAGGGTTTGTTTGA
- a CDS encoding tetratricopeptide repeat protein: MKKTGLRLTSVLLAGALMLSGCSSPEEKMQVFINKGNVLYQQGDYVKAVLEYRNAIAIDPGQPENYYLAGQAYLKQRKIQEAYGFFMKTVEKQADHIGANIQLGKLYLGAREFAKAKERAVVVLGKEPANQDAFLLQAAILLAEKKPADTKNILEKVLAHGAKDVDLVLLLAAANGQLGDQVGREKVLLKGAEENPKSIPIQVTLANYYLEHKDAAKVEQVLKYIISLEPEKTEHVERLAAFQWHQGNTAEADALLQGILAKNDGNEDSWTKVAAFYLTRKAVDQGQDVLQKGLERLPKSFRLRFLLKEAYLLQGNFVKAVATLEECLQLDKEDPAYVTAQRGLAELYLRAGNIGQADGYVQAVLKNSPNDVEAHQLNGSILLQKGELEQAIAEFRTVLQAKPRETAVYAKMADAFVRNRQNNLAVDTLKQGMSVNPKAGELHFSLAKLYVLMQQPKDAEEELQQWVQVEPDNGAAAIALADFYVANKERDKAISLYQGVLKKQPGNTGVATRLMTLYMADQQWNGALDVLKNGLAADPGNNGLLEQGVRQLVRANRTDDALRFVQARIDKNADDGFAYILLGEVQSAKKNYGAAEEAFRKVMALNGAVPDIGSRLARILVQQGKAEQGIAETLPLVDKGGSIAQNVLLAELYKQTGHPQEGLQVYAKALEKFPENWFLLNNVAYSIAEQQNPSKEDLEKAANLAGKAQIQSPGNPAVMDTMGWIAFKQGQLGEARAALTTALGSNTANPVFSYHLAMVLMGEKKLDEAKSLLENVVRAPGDFKERELAQELLKSLAK, encoded by the coding sequence ATGAAAAAAACGGGATTACGTTTGACCAGTGTACTACTGGCAGGGGCTTTGATGCTTTCCGGCTGCTCTTCTCCGGAGGAAAAGATGCAGGTGTTTATCAACAAGGGCAACGTACTGTACCAGCAGGGGGACTATGTGAAGGCAGTGCTGGAGTATCGCAACGCCATCGCCATCGATCCTGGGCAGCCCGAAAATTATTATCTGGCTGGGCAGGCATATCTCAAACAGAGAAAAATCCAGGAAGCCTATGGTTTCTTCATGAAAACCGTGGAAAAGCAGGCAGACCACATAGGGGCCAATATTCAGCTTGGCAAGTTGTATCTCGGCGCCCGTGAGTTTGCCAAGGCAAAAGAGCGGGCTGTTGTTGTGCTTGGCAAGGAACCCGCAAACCAGGATGCCTTTCTGCTTCAAGCAGCGATCCTATTAGCGGAGAAAAAACCGGCGGATACTAAAAACATTCTCGAAAAGGTGTTGGCTCACGGGGCAAAGGATGTCGACCTTGTTCTTCTGCTTGCAGCTGCAAACGGGCAACTGGGGGATCAGGTCGGTAGGGAAAAGGTGTTGCTCAAGGGAGCAGAGGAAAATCCCAAATCCATTCCAATCCAAGTAACGCTGGCTAACTATTACCTGGAACACAAGGATGCAGCCAAGGTTGAGCAGGTGCTCAAATACATTATATCCCTAGAGCCCGAAAAAACTGAGCATGTTGAGCGGTTGGCCGCTTTTCAGTGGCATCAAGGGAATACTGCCGAGGCGGATGCGCTGCTGCAGGGGATTTTGGCCAAAAACGATGGCAATGAGGATTCGTGGACCAAGGTTGCGGCGTTTTACCTGACACGGAAGGCTGTGGACCAGGGACAGGATGTGTTGCAAAAAGGGTTGGAGCGGCTCCCCAAGAGTTTTCGTCTGCGGTTTTTGTTAAAGGAGGCCTATTTGCTCCAGGGCAATTTTGTCAAGGCCGTGGCAACCCTGGAGGAATGTCTGCAACTTGATAAGGAAGATCCTGCCTATGTAACCGCCCAGCGTGGACTGGCGGAGTTGTATCTGCGGGCTGGAAATATCGGGCAGGCGGATGGCTATGTGCAGGCGGTGTTGAAGAACAGCCCCAACGACGTCGAGGCACATCAGTTGAATGGATCGATTCTTCTGCAAAAAGGTGAATTGGAACAGGCCATTGCCGAATTCCGCACAGTGTTGCAGGCAAAGCCTCGAGAGACAGCGGTCTATGCAAAAATGGCGGATGCCTTTGTTCGCAATCGGCAAAACAATCTGGCGGTCGATACCCTCAAGCAAGGGATGAGTGTCAATCCCAAGGCGGGGGAGTTGCATTTTTCCTTGGCCAAATTGTATGTACTGATGCAGCAACCCAAGGATGCAGAGGAGGAGTTGCAGCAGTGGGTACAAGTCGAACCGGACAATGGTGCAGCGGCCATTGCCCTGGCTGATTTCTACGTGGCTAACAAAGAACGGGATAAGGCGATTTCGCTGTATCAGGGTGTACTGAAAAAACAGCCGGGAAATACTGGGGTGGCCACCAGGCTGATGACCCTGTATATGGCTGATCAACAGTGGAATGGTGCTTTGGATGTTCTGAAGAACGGCCTTGCTGCTGATCCCGGCAACAATGGATTGCTGGAGCAAGGGGTTCGTCAGTTGGTTCGGGCCAATCGTACCGACGATGCATTGCGGTTTGTCCAAGCACGTATTGACAAGAACGCAGACGATGGCTTTGCCTATATTCTTCTTGGTGAGGTGCAGTCTGCCAAGAAAAATTATGGGGCGGCTGAAGAGGCCTTTCGTAAGGTGATGGCGCTGAACGGTGCTGTCCCCGATATAGGGAGCCGTTTGGCACGGATACTGGTGCAACAGGGAAAGGCCGAACAGGGGATTGCAGAAACCTTGCCGCTGGTGGACAAGGGAGGCTCGATTGCCCAGAATGTTCTGCTGGCAGAGCTGTACAAGCAGACAGGGCACCCGCAAGAAGGTTTGCAGGTGTATGCGAAGGCGTTGGAGAAGTTTCCGGAGAACTGGTTTCTGCTCAATAATGTAGCCTACAGCATTGCTGAACAGCAGAATCCGAGCAAGGAGGATCTGGAAAAGGCGGCGAATTTGGCGGGCAAGGCACAGATTCAGTCTCCGGGAAATCCGGCGGTTATGGACACCATGGGCTGGATAGCATTTAAGCAGGGGCAATTAGGCGAGGCCCGTGCCGCGTTGACAACGGCACTGGGAAGCAATACGGCCAATCCGGTATTCAGTTATCATCTGGCCATGGTGCTGATGGGGGAAAAGAAGCTGGACGAGGCAAAATCGTTGCTGGAAAACGTCGTGCGTGCCCCGGGTGATTTTAAGGAGCGTGAATTAGCGCAGGAGTTGCTCAAGTCGCTGGCTAAGTAA
- a CDS encoding GIY-YIG nuclease family protein: protein MYYVYCLTNMNNKVMYVGMTNNLVRRVYEHKTKQVSGFTEKYNVNKLVYFEESPSAYAAITREKEIKSWRRDKKNLLVSTLNPEWNDLSEGWFDERT from the coding sequence GTGTATTACGTCTATTGTCTAACGAATATGAATAACAAGGTCATGTACGTCGGTATGACGAACAACCTTGTACGAAGAGTTTACGAGCACAAGACAAAACAGGTTTCAGGCTTTACCGAGAAGTACAATGTCAATAAACTGGTGTATTTTGAAGAATCGCCGAGCGCTTACGCCGCTATCACCCGGGAGAAGGAAATTAAAAGTTGGCGTAGGGATAAGAAGAACTTGCTGGTGAGTACGCTCAACCCGGAATGGAATGATTTGAGTGAAGGCTGGTTCGATGAGCGCACCTGA
- a CDS encoding polysaccharide biosynthesis/export family protein encodes MMAGENWSVVKSWVVFCMVLLLGANCVWAGTAVKKTEKKAQPASMMEGYVIGPGDVLSISVWQNPDLTRVVPVLPDGTISFPLLGELMVSDLSVTQLTKKLKDELEPYTPDPQLSVEVQQTRSLVIYVIGKVNRPGNFTYYANIDVLQALAMAGGLNPFADRSDIKIIRTDKEGKKEFTFDYDAVTEDGALGQNIQLKRGDVVIVP; translated from the coding sequence ATGATGGCGGGAGAAAATTGGTCTGTTGTGAAAAGTTGGGTCGTATTCTGCATGGTGCTTCTGCTGGGCGCAAATTGTGTTTGGGCGGGAACGGCTGTTAAAAAAACAGAGAAAAAAGCACAACCAGCCTCCATGATGGAAGGGTATGTGATTGGCCCGGGCGATGTTCTTTCCATTTCTGTCTGGCAGAACCCAGATCTCACCCGAGTGGTTCCTGTGCTGCCGGACGGCACCATCTCCTTTCCTCTGCTTGGCGAGCTGATGGTCAGCGACCTTTCCGTAACGCAGTTAACCAAAAAACTAAAAGACGAGCTCGAGCCGTACACACCCGATCCGCAACTTTCTGTTGAGGTCCAACAGACCCGCAGCCTTGTCATTTATGTTATTGGCAAGGTCAACCGGCCGGGCAATTTTACCTATTATGCCAATATTGATGTGCTGCAGGCCCTGGCCATGGCCGGTGGGCTGAATCCTTTTGCCGATCGGTCCGATATCAAAATCATCCGTACTGACAAGGAGGGGAAAAAGGAATTCACCTTCGATTACGATGCCGTTACCGAAGACGGGGCCCTGGGGCAGAATATCCAGTTAAAGCGTGGTGATGTGGTTATCGTACCGTGA
- a CDS encoding outer membrane beta-barrel protein encodes MKTQAKMPVCSSLGVSWAVCSILFVPLLYCSVAAANERKLTATVGLKQEYSDNLFFDAEHKETDFITTVSPGLELIDNTERMKLGLNLRWDASSYWDHDSLNDVDHDYAGSFRYALTERANVFSSAKYRRDSRSDRDLTDTGLILDAVRREQYRFSLGGGYSLSEVFGMQVQYSFAQDDYENNRYTDNTSHDITTTFSRDLSEYWANTVGRVNLGVTFYDSDSSTVDNYSATVGLEKKLSELFSYFLDVGLRFTDSQYDSYRLQATTNPLIYVVVPYEAQEEGIGFMGRSGVSYRDELNDGTLSASHDIQPASGSSGTVERTSLQLQIGRRIAESSRAYISTGYAINTSTDDIANVSATDQNSWWLSPGISYDFTRELRVIGSYSYANVQDNAADEDKERNLFMVRLEYKYPIME; translated from the coding sequence GTGAAAACACAAGCGAAAATGCCTGTTTGCTCCTCCTTGGGCGTTTCATGGGCAGTCTGCAGTATTCTGTTTGTTCCTTTGCTGTATTGTTCCGTTGCCGCGGCAAACGAACGCAAGCTCACCGCGACTGTTGGTCTGAAGCAGGAGTACAGCGACAATCTGTTTTTTGACGCTGAGCATAAGGAAACCGATTTTATTACCACGGTATCTCCTGGCCTGGAACTGATCGACAATACGGAACGCATGAAGCTTGGGCTCAACCTCCGCTGGGATGCTTCCAGTTATTGGGATCACGATAGCTTGAATGATGTGGATCACGATTATGCAGGTTCGTTTCGCTATGCCCTGACCGAACGGGCCAATGTGTTTTCCTCAGCAAAATACCGGCGGGATTCCCGGTCCGATCGCGACCTTACCGACACCGGGCTGATTTTGGATGCGGTCCGGCGGGAGCAGTACCGCTTCTCTCTGGGAGGCGGGTATTCTCTCAGTGAAGTTTTCGGTATGCAAGTCCAGTATTCATTTGCCCAGGACGATTATGAAAATAATCGCTACACGGATAACACCTCGCATGACATCACCACGACTTTCAGCCGTGATCTTTCCGAGTATTGGGCCAATACAGTCGGGCGGGTTAACCTAGGCGTCACCTTCTACGATTCCGATTCGTCGACAGTAGACAACTACTCCGCCACGGTTGGCCTGGAAAAGAAACTCTCTGAACTGTTCAGCTACTTTCTTGATGTGGGCCTGCGCTTCACGGATTCACAGTACGACAGCTATCGTCTGCAGGCGACGACGAATCCGTTGATTTATGTGGTGGTCCCGTATGAGGCGCAGGAGGAGGGGATCGGCTTTATGGGCCGTTCCGGCGTGAGTTACCGTGATGAGTTGAATGACGGCACACTCTCTGCCTCCCACGATATTCAGCCTGCCAGCGGTAGTTCCGGAACGGTGGAACGTACTTCATTGCAACTGCAGATTGGTCGCCGTATTGCCGAAAGCTCACGCGCTTATATATCGACAGGATATGCCATCAATACGTCAACCGATGATATCGCGAATGTTTCTGCCACTGATCAGAATTCGTGGTGGTTGAGCCCCGGCATTTCCTACGATTTTACCCGAGAATTGAGGGTGATCGGATCGTACAGCTATGCCAATGTGCAAGATAATGCGGCCGATGAGGATAAGGAACGCAACCTGTTCATGGTACGCTTGGAGTACAAATATCCGATTATGGAATAA